GGGGTACGAGCAGTTTCTGTCCACTATCGACCGCGCCCGGCGTCTTGCCGGTCATCTCGCGCAGGACCTCCGCGAGGGGCGTGCCGTTGGCGTTCACCGCCTGCGGATTGGTTCGCACCAGATCCTGCCAGGCCGCGATGGCTCCTTCCCTGTCGCCAAGGTCGTAGAGCAACACGATACCGGTGTTCATGCGCGCAGTTTCATGCCGGGGATCCGCGGCGATGGCCTTGGCAAAGGCATCCAGGGCCTTCTGGAATTCACCCAAAGAGCGGTGCATGACGCCCATGTCGGTCAGCACGTTGGGGTTGCCCGGGCTGAGTTCCAGAGACCGGCTGTAAGCCTCGATGGATTTGGCGGGCTGGTTCGTGTCGAAGTAGAGATTGCCCAGGGTGATCCAGGCGTTCACGTCCTGCGGGTTCAAGGCCACGCGATCGGAATAGACCTTGATCTGGGCGAGCATGTCATTACTCTGAGACTGGGCCGGGGCTCCACTCTGCCCCTTGGTGGAATGAAAGGCCGTGCTGAAGGCGATGCCGATGAGCGCCCCCGCCATCAGGATCACGATCCCGTAGACCAGGGCATTGTTCTTTTTGCCGGCCTGCTGTTTGGCCGATGATTTCGCCATACATCCTCCTTTTCTGAAATTGTTGCCCGAATCCGGGCATGCACAGCCCGGAATACCCGGACCGCACCGGAGCCACAAGCAAGCTTTGGACCAGCCAGAGACACCGTCACGACCGTAAATCTGCAATCAAAAGTTCAAAAAAAACATGAAATCTGCACATCAAATGCACACGCATGTGACCATAGCTGCACATCGCCGCGCACTCTCCATCGCAAAACACTTGAAACACTGTCACCAAAAAAAGAATGCCCCCTACGGAGGAAAGCGGTTCGACAGATTTTACGCGTTGCGATAGATACCTTGCATCACGAGCCCCTCACGCCACAATTCCCGGAAAATTCGGAGCGCCCATGTACCTGACCGCCATGACCCATCGGGACGAACTCTTTGACCTGACCATGCGCTGGATGAACGACGACTTCCACCCTGAAGACGGGGAAACCCTGACCCGGATATTTGTCTATGAAAGCGCCATCTCCGCCCTGATCATCGAACGCGTCCTGCGCCTGCTCGGCAAATTCCAGGATGCCCCGCTCAACGCGCGGCGGGTCCGCTTCAAGCACGAGCTGCGCGAGAACATCCTCGCGCACCTTGGAGTGCACACGCCACGAGTGGATGAGCTGGCGCAGAATTTCCGCGACAACCCAACATATTTTTTTCCTTTCCTGCCCGTGGACGCTCTGATCATCACCGATGACGCCTCCCGCCTGTTGGCCCTGGGACGCGTCAAACGGATGGCCCGCGTCGCGGAAAAGGTGTCCTTTCGTCTGGTAGAAGCGCTCTTCAAGGAAATCCAGATCAAAGCGAGGAGCTTTGCCCAGCAGCGGGCGATGCTGGCCGGAGTGCCGCTGGATGCATTTGTCAGTTCGGACGAGGCGATGCAAAACGATTTCATACAGGCCGAGGAAGCCGTGGCCCACAGCTTCAAGGACAAAACCATCCACATCGGGACCGAAGCCTTGACCATAAACGACATCCTCGGCTTCAAGATCATCGCGTCCCAGGAAACCCTCGACAAACTCCCAACCATGCTGGGCGAGAAACCGGGAGTAAACGTTGTGGAAATTCAGGAACACCGCGGCAATTACAACGCCGTTAACCTGTTGCTGGACCTTGATCTCCCGCCCACGGACACATTGGCCGCGCGCCTGCGCGACATGGACTGGAGTATGGCCAGCAAGCGAGGGCTGGACCCGGACGATGTCCGGCTTAATATCGGGAACTACGTGCGGGAAGGGGCGGGTTCGGTCAGGATCGAACTTATCCTGACCACCCCGGAGGAACTGATGGAAGCGGAATTCGGCCGCTCCATCCACGAACTGCGCATCCTGCGACTGCGGCAAAGGCAGGCGTACTGCGGTCCTCTCGGACAAAACGCGGGATATCTGATCGAGTACATGCTCACCCTGGCCGCATCGCCCACGGTTCGCATTCCGGAAATACCGGTCAAGATGTACGGACGCTATCTGCCCGAGGAAATCGAGGCCTTGAAATCCGCCCTGCGCGGCAATACCTTTGATGAAGGTCTGCTCGGCACGTTTTGCATGCGCCAGGGGACATGCGAAACGCCCCTGGACGATTAGAGCGGAAGCATCGAACCCGGAACCCGCCCGCAACTGACGGCGAAGCTGAAACGCAGGCTATCCGAGTCGTTTTGTTTCGGCCCGGCCCACGCCCCGCCCGGCCCTGGCCACAAGCCACAACCCGGCCAGCATGCACGGCACGCTCAGCCACTGCCCAACGGCCAGGAAAAAACCAGCTTCATAGGCGGCCTGAGGCGTCTTGTAGAATTCAAGCACAAAGCGGGCGGCAAAGACCAGCACCAAGAAATATCCGGCGAGCAGACCTTGGCGGCTGCGCACGCCTTCCATACGCCAAGCCGAAAAAAGAATCGCGAAGATCATAAGATAGGCCGCTGCCTCATACAACTGCACGGGATGACGCGGAAGATCGTCCACCCGCGCGAAAATCACGGCCCAGGGCACAATGGTCGGCATGCCCACTATTTCGGAATTCATGAAATTTCCGATGCGTATGAACGCCCCGCCCAACGCGGCGGGCACAGCGATGCGGTCCAGCAGCCACCAGAACGGGTACTTACCGGTCCGGGCAAAGGCCCACACGGCGACGAGAATTCCGATCACCCCGCCATGGCTGGCCAGCCCTCCTTCCCAAATCTTCAACATATCAAGGGGATTGGACAAATAATAGACCGGATCGTAGATTAGGCAGTGCCCAAGCCTCGCGCCGACAAGGGCGCCGATAGCCACGAACCCGAGCAGGGAGTCCAAATCGTTCTTATCCCGCCCTTCACGCGCGAACATGCGGGCCATGATCTGCAATCCGGCAATAAAAGCAGCGGCGAAAAACAATCCGTACCAATGGATGGATAGCGGACCGACGGTCACGACGATAGGATCGGCATTCCAAGAAAACATATGTCATATCCAACACAATAAAATTATTCAAAAAAATACTCAAAAGACCTTAGCCGCCCCAACCCGTACGACAGGTCGTTGTGGGTGGAATTGCCCGCCGGAGCGCGCGTGTCAACTCGTATGCGTATCTGACGCCGCCAAGGCTACGTGCAGACAAAGCATCCTCTTCATGCAGCACTGACTTCCATAAATTCCTCGTGTCGTCTGCATGCAAGCGGTGTTTTAGATCTTGGCGCGAGGAAAATTGACGCTAACGAGGCGCGCGGCATTCCAGACGATCACGTCCGCTGTTCTTGGCAAGGTACAGCAGACGGTCCGCCTCCTTGAATATCATGTCGAAAACATTGGAAAACGTATTGTCCACCAGCCCCATGCTGACGGTCACGGCAAGCTTTTTGCGGGTAAACCTGTGCTGGCGGATGGCCTCCAACAGCCGCCGCGCTATGACCTTGGCCTGATCCTGGGCAACGGGAAAAAGAACGCCAAACTCCTCGCCTCCGAAGCGGCCAAAAATCTCCTCCCGACGAAGCAGCTGCTGGATCAGACGCACAAGCTCGATCAGCACCTCATCACCAATGTCATGGCCATAGGTGTCATTGATCTCCTTGAAATGATCTATGTCAAAAAGCATGAAGGACGCATACTCGTGCGCAGGGCTGAGGAGCATCTCTTGAGCGAATTGGACAAAAGTACTGCGATTGAAAATTCCGGTCAGACCATCGAGTTGAGATTTCTTCGTCAACACCTCCTTCTCCTGAACATGCCCCGTGACGTCTATGAAGACAATGATATGGCTGTTCTCGGTGACGGAGACAATCTCCCTCTCGACAATCGTCACATGGCCATCGCGATTGCGAAAGCGAACGAGTTTTTTTGTCCCCTCAGTCTTGCATTTCTCAAAACAATCCAAAAAGACCGTCACGTTGCGACCCACAACATTTTCGTGCTTTTCGTTGAGCATACTCAGAAAAGAGTGGTTGACTCGACTAATCACCCCATCAACCACAAACACAAGTCCCGCGCGCACCTTCTCGAATATGATCTCAAGCTCCCGATAACGGTTCCTGATTTCTTCTCGGGCGTTAACTTCTTTTGTTATATCATCGAATGACCACAGCACAAATTGCTGAGCGTCGGTCACTATGGGAATGCCCGTCAGCTTAACCCAGAAAAGCGCACCGCCCTTCTTCCTGTAAAGCAGGTCGTTGCTTTGCAAGGAACCGTCGCGTGTCCGCTCGAAGCATTGCTTATAGCTCTCAAAGTGTTCCCGGGATGGAGTCAACATGGCTGTGGACTGCCCGAGAATCTCAACTCGCGAATACTCGAACACATCGCAGAAGCGGATGTTCACCTTGACCATGATGCGTTGGCTGTCCACAATCACCATAGGCGTGATGCTGCGCTCGAAAAGAATATCTCCGGTGAGCATGGTGTCATACGTCGCGAGCGCTTCTTTTCCTAACGTCATGTTATACCGCCAGAATGTCGTAAAGCATTTTCAAACCGACCAAGCACATAGCAAGACACAGCACATTTTTGATATCGGTGTTCTTGAGTTTCGCGTGCATGATCCGGTTGCCAACGAATCCGCCCAACATACTTGCGGTAGTCGTCACGCCAATGAGCGTCCAGTCGATCGTGATGAGTCCGGCGTAACTCAGAAAAGCGGACATCGTCGAAAAAGGGATCATGAAGCTGGCGTTGATGGCAATTTGTATGGGTGAAAACCCCATGGCGAACAGGACCGGAACAATGAGCGCGCCGCCGCCGATGCCCAGAAGACCGGCCAGAAAACCGACACCGAGACCAAGCGGGAACATGGCCCATTTGCATTTCACTATTTCCTCGTGCGGTGTGCTACCTCTGAAAAAGATCTTTGCCGAGGAAAAAAACAAAAAGACCACGAAAGCCAGCTTGATGTACTCCACATTCCAGATGCTGGCGCAGTAGGTTCCGATAGGAGCGCAGCATACTGATGCAATGAGAAATGGCGTGATGGTGGAAAAATCGAGCAGTTGTCGCCGCCAATTCAAAAAGCTGGCGGTTGAGGTCGTCGTGGTGTTGATGAACAAGCCGACGGCCTTGGCCAGATTAAAATCAACGCCGAGGAATCCCAGGATCGGAATGAGCACAATGGAGGACCCCATTCCGCCTGTCGCAAAAAGAGCCGAGAAGAACAGCGTGGCGAAAAAACTGGTGACGTAGAGGATCATGGACGATCAAGCTTGAGATCATTGGCCGCGCCCCCCCGCAATCTGTCCGCCAGCGCGAGCAATCCGCCAACAAGAATCTTGGCCGCAAATCCCTGCTGGAGAAGAAACTGGCAAGCGATATTGGACCGGATATCAAGAGGACATGCACAGACAATCGTTTTGTCCCTGGGCAATTCCGCCAAGCGATCTGGAAGTTCGTTCAGAGGTATTGCAACGGCGAACGACATGCCCCATAAGCGTGTCTCAAAAGGATAGCGGATATCCAGAAGAACGGTCTCCCCCCCGTTGAACAGGGCCACGAACTGATCAGCCGAAATGAGGCTTGCGCCGATATCTTTCATGGTCATGCTACGCAAATAATCTTCCATATTGCCTCCTGCTTTATCGATTAAAAGGTTGAATCTGACATAAAAGATCCATAAATCCACAACCCCTCGTTATTATAGACAGATCTGCCTTCGTTTATGTGACCTGCAACGCACCGGTCTCTTTTAACGCTGTCTCCTGGCTCTCTCTCTGCGCAAAGACATTTGGAAGCACGGGCCCCCCTTGGACAACAAACACTCTCTTGTCACTCGCCACCAAATGCGTTCAGCATCATGATGACTGCTGCGATTATAGTGATGATGCCTGATAGAGTTTTCAATTTTTTCGATTTTGTTTTGAGCGCAAGTCGGCCGCCGATCACTCCTCCTAAAATGGCCACGATTCCGCATGGAATAGCCAGCACGGGATCGAAACCGCCATGCAAGGCGTTGCCCATGAAGCCCATAAAGGCTGTGGCCGCGAGCATGGCTGTTGCGGTTCCGATCGCTGTGCGGGTAGGCACTCCGCAACCGACAACCATGAGCGGCACGAGAAACGCCCCGCCAGAGATGCCGACCATTCCGGAAAAAAAGCCGGTGACCAGCGTCATGGGGGCGGCCAGCCAAAGATTCACAACATAGGTGTCCTCTCCTTCATGGATGTTCCAGTATCCCAACCGGACTGCCGCTGTCTTAATAACCTTTTTTTCCGGCAGCAACATCGCCACACCGGCAATGGCAAGAGCGACGGACAGGACGATCTTGAGTGACGTGCCACTATAAAGATGTGCCTGAAACCCGCCTACAAAGGCCATCAGAGAATTCAACCCGCCGAAAAATGCGACCAACGGCCAGGACATGGTCTTGGCCTTGCCGTAAATGAATGCTCCGGCCAAGGCACTGGACAACAGAATGAATTGGCTCGTCGTTGAGGCGGTGTGTACAGGAACCCCGGACAGTACCAAAGCAATGACGTAGAAATTTCCGCCACCGCGCCCACTCATGATCATGACGACCGTGAGTACAAAAATGCCCAGGACAACCATCGCGGTGTGCAGCATGACTATTCCTTGCTCTGAGCCACTCTTCGTTCAGTTATGGTCTTGTAGAGCTTTCCCGGCATCACCAACTTCGTCAGCGCCTCATAAGAACTTGGCGCGATGCGGACACGCTCGAATCCTTTGGTCAAAAGATAGGCATAGACAATGGCAGACCGCGTTCCGGCCGTGCAAAAAATGCCGATGGTTTTATCCCGGGGAATCTCTGCATGCCGATCCGGAATTTCGTCAATGGGGATCCATAACACAGGAATATGATGCTGGAGTTTGATCTCAAGAGACTCGTGCTCCTCTTTGGACCGAATATCCAAAAGCATCCCATCCTTGTTTGAAAACAGCGACTCCATTTCAATTTTATGCTCGCCGCTTCCAAAAAAATCAAAAGTCATATCTTTCAGAATCTCATCAAACGTGGTCATAAATCCCTCCTCGATGGTGATGCTCATTTATTCCATGATCTGATTCACGTCCGTGACCTTCAGGATCTCATACTGCAGGCCCAGGTCGTCGGCCTCCGTCAACTTCACGCACTTGGGGCATTCTGTGCCCGGGATCTGAATCTTCATATTGTCTCCATGTTACGTTCGATGAATTGCTCATCCCCAGATTGATCCGTAAAAAATACCCGAAATAGTGGCCATGACAATGACCAGACTGACGAAAACCACGGTCTTCTTCACGCCCATGATGCTGTTGATGACCAGCATGTTCGGCAGACTGAGCGCCGGACCGGCCAGGAGCAGGGCCAGGGCCGGACCCTTGCCCATGCCTGCGCCGATAAGCCCTTGCAGGATGGGCACCTCGGTCAGGGTGGCGAAATACATGAAGGCCCCGGCAAAGGAGGCGAAGAAGTTGGCCATGAGCGAATTGCCGCCCACGGCGCTGGCCACCCACTGCGAGGGGATGAGGCCTTCGTTGCCCACGCGTCCCAAGAGCGCCCCGGCGACGAGAACGCCGAACAGCAAAAGCGGCAGGATCTGCTTGGCAAATCCCCAGGACGAGGAGAACCAGTCTCCGACCTCGCCATCATCGGTGCTGGTGAAGGCGGACAGGCCGATGACTCCGGCCGTGAAGGCCAAAAGCGGCTGCTCGGGAAAAACGAGCGCAAGCAGGACGACGGGAACGGCCGCGACGCCGACCTTCCAGATCTTTACGCCAAACCAGGCCACGAGCATCACGCCCAGCGCCACGGAAAAGATCGAGGTCAGTATCCACTTGGCATTAAAAATCGCGGCCCACAGCCCGGAATCGGTCTGCGGAGCGCCCCAGTTGGCAAAAACCAGGATGGCTACCATGGAAGCGAAATAGAGGGCGTTCTGCCACAGGGGGCGTTTCACTTCCTCTTCCAACATGGCCATCTGCATGACCTGCCGCTCGGCCTCCTCTTTGCGAAAGAAAAAATGCATCAGAAGGCCGATGACCACGCTGAAGAGGATGGCCCCCACGGCGCGGGCGATGCCCATTTCCGTGCCCAGGATGCGGGCCGTCATGACGATGGCCAGCACGTTGATGGCCGGACCTGAATAGAGGAACGCACAGGCCGGTCCAAGCCCCGCGCCCATGCGGTAGATGCCCGCGAAAAGAGGCAGCACCGTGCAGGAGCACACGGCCAGGATGGTACCCGAGACAGCGGCCACGCCGTAGGCCAGAACCTTGTTGGCCTTGGCCCCCAGGTACTTCATGACCGAGCCCTGGCTGACGAAGACCGATATGGCGCCTGCTATGAAGAAGGCCGGTATCAGACAAAGGAGCACGTGCTCCTGAGCGTACCATTTGACGAGGTGAAACGCTTCGAGGATGGCGTTGTCAAAGCGCTGCGTGCCGACGGGTAGATAAAAACAGGCCAGGAATACAGTCACGATGATGGCCAACGGCTTCCACTCTTCCTTCCAGTTCATAACAAACCCCTACTTGATTTGCGGCCGGTCCGAGAGGCCGGCCATTGAAAGATGTTCCAGGGCGCGTGCGGACAGCACGGCCTCCACGCAATGCATAAAATTCAACACGCACGGGACCTTGAGGCTGTAATACACCTGCTTGCCCCGCTTTTCGTCGGCCACGATTCCAGCCTGCTTAAGTACCGTCAAATGTTTGGAAACAGTCGAAAAATCCGCATCGATAACCTCGGCGAACTCGCACACGCATTTTTCACCAGCTTCAAGCTGCTCCACCATCCACAACCTGGTCGGATGAGCCAAGGCTTTGAGGACCGCAGCCTTGGCCTCATAAAATTTCTTGTCTTCAGTTTTCACGTTTGCTCCTTCATTTGCACAAATGGCCAAATAATCAAGCTTACCAGCCTCGTCAATGGTAGAAACGTGATTTGATAATACTTTCGTTTTTCCATTTCTGACGAAATTACACGGAAAAGAATTGACGCGAGGAACACTTGGCAATATTGCCAAGCAAAAATCAGAGGACAACCATGCTCATGCATTTTAGCCCCACCAAGGAAGACTTCGAGGCCCGTGCCAAGGTCATGAAGGCCCTGGCCCACCCGACCCGTCTCATGATGATCGAAGAGCTTTCGCGCGGCGAGCGCTGCGTGTGCGAGCTGCGCGACCTAGCGGATTGCGACCTGTCCACGGTTTCCAAGCATCTGTCGCTGCTCAAAAACGCGGGCATTGTCGAAGACGAGAAGCGCGGCAAGCAAGTCTACTACCGCTTGCGCGTGCCCTGCGTGCTGAATTTCTTTCACTGCCTGGACTCGGTGCTCACGGCCAGGGACAGGCTGACAGGCCTTTGAAAAACGGCGATCTGCCGCGTCAGCGAAGAAATCCAGACCGCTTATGTATTCGCAATACACCGCACGTCCTGAATTTTTTCGCTTCCTTGCATCTCACCATTTTTGAAAGGCCTGTGAATTTGAATTGTTATGTCAGTCATGTGTAGACTGATTCGTGGCTGCAAGGCCAATCAAAACTTCAACCGTTTACGGAGCTGTCATGAAAAAAATTCACGTTATGGGTCCTGGCTGCCCCAAGTGCGCCGAAACCTACAAAATCGTCGAAGCGGCCATCGCCGAAACCGGCGTTGAGGCCACTCTCGAAAAAGTCACCGACTTCACCGAGATTTCAAAATTCGGCGTGTTCACCACCCCGGCCGTGGCTGTGGACGGTACTGTCAAGGTCATGGGCAAGGTGCCCAAGAAGGCCGACGTGGTGGCCTGGCTGACCGCATAATACGCTCCTGCCCCGATCCTGTCTTGCGAACCGCTTCGGGGCAGGATGCGCCAACATCAACTACCGGCTTGTCTATCCTTCCCTTGCACCGAGGTTTGCATGAAAATTCTTCGCCTTCTCCTTGCTCTCATTTTTCTGGCCGCAGCGTCTCCAGCCCTGGCCGCGCCGTCCCCACTCATCTCCGGTGACCCGCAGGAAGTTCCCATCAAGGGCATGGTGACCATGGTCGACATCGGGGCCAAGGCCTGCATACCCTGCAAGATGATGATTCCGGTCATCGAGTCCTTGTCCGAAGAATACGAAGGCCGGGCCGCCATCGTCTTCATCGACGTCTGGAAAAACCCGGACGAGACACCAAAATATAGTCTTCGCGCCATTCCGACACAGATCTTCTATGACAAGGACGGCAATGAAGTCATGCGCCACGAAGGATACTTTTCCAAAGAGGAGATCATCAAGATTCTGACCAAGCTCGGGGCGGAATGATGGATCAATTCCTGATCCTTATCCATGAATGGATGGGGTCCGGCGTGGGTCTTGCGGCTTTGGGCTGTTTTTTGTGGGGAGTGGTCAGCGTGCTCTTCAGCCCCTGCCACCTGGCCTCCATCCCGCTCATCGTGGGCTACGTGGCCGGACAGGACAGGCTGGTCGAAGGACGGCAGGCCGCGCTTTACGCCGGTCTCTTCACTACCGGCCTCTTTCTGACCATCGCCCTCATCGGCGTAATCTGCGCAATGCTTGGCCGCATGCTCGGCGATGTGGGACCGTACTGGACCATCGTCATGGGGCTCATTCTTTTGTGGGTGGCCATGGACATGCTCGGCGTGGCAAAATGCTCCATGGGCGGAAGTCTCATGGGCCGCTTCAAACTGCGAGGCATGGGCGGGGCCTTCGTGCTCGGTCTGGCCTACGGAGTCCTGTCCGGCTCCTGCACCTTCGGCTTCATCGCCCCCATCCTGGCCGTCATCACGGTGCAGGAAAAAATCGCCACCGGCATCCTGCTCATCATTCTCTTTGGCCTCGGGCACTGCATCCCCATCGTCGTCGCCGGCAGCTCCACGGCCCTGGTGCGCCGCCTCCTGGCCAATGCCTCCTGGCAACGCGGCGGCACGGCCTTCCGACGTCTGGCCGGAATCCTCATCGGCCTCATGGGCATCTATTTCATCGCCCGCCCCTTTCTGCCCGCCTGAATCATCTGCCCATGAGTATTCGGGCTTCATAACCCTGGAGCCATTGCATTGACATATCCACCTATGCGGATATATCAAGCGAATAAAGCCCACCCAAGAAGGAGCAACAGCCACATGAAAAAAGAGAACCTCGCAGGAATCAGCTTTTTCGAAAAAAACCTCACGCTTTGGGTCGCCCTGTGCATGGTCGTGGGGGTGCTCATCGGCAAGTTCCTGCCCGCAGTCCCGGCATTCTTAAGCAAGTTTGAATACGCCAAGGTCTCCATTCCCATCGCGGTACTGATCTGGTTCATGATCTACCCGATGATGATGAAGGTCGATTTCGCCAGCGTGAAAAACGTGGGCAGGAATCCGGGCGGCCTGTACCTGACCTGGATCGTGAACTGGCTGATCAAGCCCTTCACCATGTTCGCCATCGCGGGCTTTTTCTTTTTCGTGGTCTTTGCGCCCTTCATCGAGCCCGAACTGGCCCGGAATTACCTGGCCGGGGCCATCCTGCTCGGAGCCGCCCCATGCACGGCCATGGTTTTCGTCTGGAGCCACCTGACCCGGGGCAACCCGGCCTACACCGTGGTCCAGGTAGCCACCAACGACCTCATCATTCTGGTCGCCTTCACCCCCATCGTGGCCTTTTTACTCGGCGTCAGCGGCGTGAGCATCCCTTGGAACACCCTGCTCCTGTCCGTCGTGCTGTTCGTGGTCATCCCTCTGGCCGGAGGCGTGCTGACCCGCAGGCACGTCATCAAAAGCAAGGGACTGGACTATTTCAACACCGCCTTCATTCCCAAGTTCAACAACGCCACCATCGTCGGTCTGCTGCTGACCCTGGTGCTCATCTTCTCCTTCCAGGGCGAAATCATTCTCGGCAACCCGCTGCACATCGTGCTCATCGCCATCCCCC
This DNA window, taken from Desulfomicrobium sp. ZS1, encodes the following:
- the lgt gene encoding prolipoprotein diacylglyceryl transferase codes for the protein MFSWNADPIVVTVGPLSIHWYGLFFAAAFIAGLQIMARMFAREGRDKNDLDSLLGFVAIGALVGARLGHCLIYDPVYYLSNPLDMLKIWEGGLASHGGVIGILVAVWAFARTGKYPFWWLLDRIAVPAALGGAFIRIGNFMNSEIVGMPTIVPWAVIFARVDDLPRHPVQLYEAAAYLMIFAILFSAWRMEGVRSRQGLLAGYFLVLVFAARFVLEFYKTPQAAYEAGFFLAVGQWLSVPCMLAGLWLVARAGRGVGRAETKRLG
- a CDS encoding diguanylate cyclase, with translation MTLGKEALATYDTMLTGDILFERSITPMVIVDSQRIMVKVNIRFCDVFEYSRVEILGQSTAMLTPSREHFESYKQCFERTRDGSLQSNDLLYRKKGGALFWVKLTGIPIVTDAQQFVLWSFDDITKEVNAREEIRNRYRELEIIFEKVRAGLVFVVDGVISRVNHSFLSMLNEKHENVVGRNVTVFLDCFEKCKTEGTKKLVRFRNRDGHVTIVEREIVSVTENSHIIVFIDVTGHVQEKEVLTKKSQLDGLTGIFNRSTFVQFAQEMLLSPAHEYASFMLFDIDHFKEINDTYGHDIGDEVLIELVRLIQQLLRREEIFGRFGGEEFGVLFPVAQDQAKVIARRLLEAIRQHRFTRKKLAVTVSMGLVDNTFSNVFDMIFKEADRLLYLAKNSGRDRLECRAPR
- a CDS encoding sulfite exporter TauE/SafE family protein, with translation MLHTAMVVLGIFVLTVVMIMSGRGGGNFYVIALVLSGVPVHTASTTSQFILLSSALAGAFIYGKAKTMSWPLVAFFGGLNSLMAFVGGFQAHLYSGTSLKIVLSVALAIAGVAMLLPEKKVIKTAAVRLGYWNIHEGEDTYVVNLWLAAPMTLVTGFFSGMVGISGGAFLVPLMVVGCGVPTRTAIGTATAMLAATAFMGFMGNALHGGFDPVLAIPCGIVAILGGVIGGRLALKTKSKKLKTLSGIITIIAAVIMMLNAFGGE
- a CDS encoding sulfite exporter TauE/SafE family protein, whose product is MILYVTSFFATLFFSALFATGGMGSSIVLIPILGFLGVDFNLAKAVGLFINTTTTSTASFLNWRRQLLDFSTITPFLIASVCCAPIGTYCASIWNVEYIKLAFVVFLFFSSAKIFFRGSTPHEEIVKCKWAMFPLGLGVGFLAGLLGIGGGALIVPVLFAMGFSPIQIAINASFMIPFSTMSAFLSYAGLITIDWTLIGVTTTASMLGGFVGNRIMHAKLKNTDIKNVLCLAMCLVGLKMLYDILAV
- a CDS encoding thioredoxin family protein; translated protein: MKKIHVMGPGCPKCAETYKIVEAAIAETGVEATLEKVTDFTEISKFGVFTTPAVAVDGTVKVMGKVPKKADVVAWLTA
- the arsB gene encoding ACR3 family arsenite efflux transporter translates to MKKENLAGISFFEKNLTLWVALCMVVGVLIGKFLPAVPAFLSKFEYAKVSIPIAVLIWFMIYPMMMKVDFASVKNVGRNPGGLYLTWIVNWLIKPFTMFAIAGFFFFVVFAPFIEPELARNYLAGAILLGAAPCTAMVFVWSHLTRGNPAYTVVQVATNDLIILVAFTPIVAFLLGVSGVSIPWNTLLLSVVLFVVIPLAGGVLTRRHVIKSKGLDYFNTAFIPKFNNATIVGLLLTLVLIFSFQGEIILGNPLHIVLIAIPLIIQTVLIFFIAYLAARKMKLCHSIAAPAGMIGASNFFELAVAVAITLFGASSPVVLATIVGVLVEVPVMLALVKYANRTAGWFPDLRS
- a CDS encoding co-chaperone YbbN, yielding MKILRLLLALIFLAAASPALAAPSPLISGDPQEVPIKGMVTMVDIGAKACIPCKMMIPVIESLSEEYEGRAAIVFIDVWKNPDETPKYSLRAIPTQIFYDKDGNEVMRHEGYFSKEEIIKILTKLGAE
- a CDS encoding permease, with product MNWKEEWKPLAIIVTVFLACFYLPVGTQRFDNAILEAFHLVKWYAQEHVLLCLIPAFFIAGAISVFVSQGSVMKYLGAKANKVLAYGVAAVSGTILAVCSCTVLPLFAGIYRMGAGLGPACAFLYSGPAINVLAIVMTARILGTEMGIARAVGAILFSVVIGLLMHFFFRKEEAERQVMQMAMLEEEVKRPLWQNALYFASMVAILVFANWGAPQTDSGLWAAIFNAKWILTSIFSVALGVMLVAWFGVKIWKVGVAAVPVVLLALVFPEQPLLAFTAGVIGLSAFTSTDDGEVGDWFSSSWGFAKQILPLLLFGVLVAGALLGRVGNEGLIPSQWVASAVGGNSLMANFFASFAGAFMYFATLTEVPILQGLIGAGMGKGPALALLLAGPALSLPNMLVINSIMGVKKTVVFVSLVIVMATISGIFYGSIWG
- a CDS encoding helix-turn-helix transcriptional regulator, producing MLMHFSPTKEDFEARAKVMKALAHPTRLMMIEELSRGERCVCELRDLADCDLSTVSKHLSLLKNAGIVEDEKRGKQVYYRLRVPCVLNFFHCLDSVLTARDRLTGL
- a CDS encoding metalloregulator ArsR/SmtB family transcription factor — protein: MKTEDKKFYEAKAAVLKALAHPTRLWMVEQLEAGEKCVCEFAEVIDADFSTVSKHLTVLKQAGIVADEKRGKQVYYSLKVPCVLNFMHCVEAVLSARALEHLSMAGLSDRPQIK
- a CDS encoding cytochrome c biogenesis CcdA family protein → MDQFLILIHEWMGSGVGLAALGCFLWGVVSVLFSPCHLASIPLIVGYVAGQDRLVEGRQAALYAGLFTTGLFLTIALIGVICAMLGRMLGDVGPYWTIVMGLILLWVAMDMLGVAKCSMGGSLMGRFKLRGMGGAFVLGLAYGVLSGSCTFGFIAPILAVITVQEKIATGILLIILFGLGHCIPIVVAGSSTALVRRLLANASWQRGGTAFRRLAGILIGLMGIYFIARPFLPA
- a CDS encoding rhodanese-like domain-containing protein, whose amino-acid sequence is MTTFDEILKDMTFDFFGSGEHKIEMESLFSNKDGMLLDIRSKEEHESLEIKLQHHIPVLWIPIDEIPDRHAEIPRDKTIGIFCTAGTRSAIVYAYLLTKGFERVRIAPSSYEALTKLVMPGKLYKTITERRVAQSKE
- a CDS encoding tetratricopeptide repeat protein, with amino-acid sequence MAKSSAKQQAGKKNNALVYGIVILMAGALIGIAFSTAFHSTKGQSGAPAQSQSNDMLAQIKVYSDRVALNPQDVNAWITLGNLYFDTNQPAKSIEAYSRSLELSPGNPNVLTDMGVMHRSLGEFQKALDAFAKAIAADPRHETARMNTGIVLLYDLGDREGAIAAWQDLVRTNPQAVNANGTPLAEVLREMTGKTPGAVDSGQKLLVPQKIPAD
- a CDS encoding rhodanese-like domain-containing protein, producing the protein MDLWIFYVRFNLLIDKAGGNMEDYLRSMTMKDIGASLISADQFVALFNGGETVLLDIRYPFETRLWGMSFAVAIPLNELPDRLAELPRDKTIVCACPLDIRSNIACQFLLQQGFAAKILVGGLLALADRLRGGAANDLKLDRP